In Hemitrygon akajei chromosome 12, sHemAka1.3, whole genome shotgun sequence, a single window of DNA contains:
- the lrrc8c gene encoding volume-regulated anion channel subunit LRRC8C isoform X1, with amino-acid sequence MSFPRAMIPVTEFKQFTDHQPAFRVLKPWWDVFTDYIAIAMLMIGVFGCTLQVMQDKIICLPKRTSHYNLHPVPNQTLVNISSSKYTTPTPSQTPMSASTNEMKGLKTNLDLQQYSFINQMCYERALHWYAKYFPYLVLIHTLIFMLCSNFWFKFPGSSSKIEHFISILGKCFDSPWTTRALSEVSGENPEEKDSKGGEVNNAVKVAPGLSVSEGNLAKTQSLRSIPEKIVVEKPAVSALDQKEGEQAKALFEKVKKFRLHVEEGDLLYSMYVRQTIIKVIKFIFIVVYNSILVSKVNFMVDCEVNIQEMTGYRRFSCNHTMAHLFSKLSICYLCFVSVYGLTCLYTLYWLFYRSLKEYSFEYVRHETGIDDIPDVKNDFAFMLHLIDQYDPLYSKRFAVFLSEVSENKLKQLNLNNEWTPDKLRQRLQTNSQNRLELQLFMLSGLPDTVFELTELQSLRLEIINNVTIPATIVQLEGLQELSLYQCSVKIHSAALAFLKDSLKVLRVKFDDMRELPNWIYSMKCLEELHLQGTLSPDLSKNITLESLRELKSLKVLCIKSNLTKVPPSIVETSSHLQTLCIQNDGTKLVMLNSLKKLTNLAELSLVHCDLERIPHAVFSLTSLQELDLKENNLRSVEEIISFQHCRKLTCLKLWHNSITYIPEHIKKLSSLECLYFSYNKIEVLPSHLFLCNKLRTLDLGHNDIRFIPPEIGVLQNLQDFCITGNKVETLPDELYFCKKLKVLRIGRNSLSVLSPKIGNLALLTLLELKGNHLEALPRELGDCRSLKRSGLLVEDTLFDGLPCDVREQMRAE; translated from the coding sequence GTGATGCAAGACAAGATTATTTGTCTCCCGAAACGAACTTCGCACTATAATCTGCATCCTGTTCCAAACCAAACTCTGGTCAACATTTCTTCCAGTAAATACACGACACCCACCCCGTCACAAACACCGATGTCAGCTTCTACCaatgaaatgaaaggattgaagaCTAACCTCGACCTCCAACAGTACAGCTTCATAAACCAAATGTGCTATGAGCGGGCCCTGCACTGGTACGCCAAGTATTTCCCCTATCTCGTCCTGATACACACCCTGATCTTCATGCTGTGCAGCAATTTTTGGTTCAAGTTCCCCGGGTCCAGCTCCAAGATAGAGCATTTCATCTCAATCTTGGGCAAGTGCTTTGACTCTCCCTGGACGACCCGCGCTCTCTCCGAGGTCTCTGGCGAGAATCCAGAGGAGAAGGACAGCAAGGGCGGCGAGGTGAACAATGCGGTCAAGGTAGCGCCAGGCCTGTCTGTCTCGGAGGGTAATCTGGCCAAGACCCAGTCGCTGCGCTCCATTCCCGAGAAGATAGTGGTGGAGAAACCAGCCGTAAGTGCCCTGGACCAGAAGGAAGGTGAGCAAGCCAAGGCTTTGTTTGAGAAGGTCAAGAAGTTCCGACTGCACGTGGAAGAAGGAGATCTCCTGTATTCCATGTATGTGCGCCAGACCATCATCAAAGTCATTAAGTTCATTTTCATCGTGGTCTACAACAGCATCCTGGTGTCCAAGGTCAACTTCatggtggattgtgaggtcaacatTCAGGAGATGACCGGCTACCGTAGGTTTTCTTGTAACCACACCATGGCGCACTTGTTCTCCAAGCTGTCCATCTGCTACCTGTGCTTTGTCAGTGTTTACGGCTTGACCTGCCTTTACACCCTCTACTGGCTCTTCTACCGTTCCCTTAAGGAATACTCCTTCGAGTACGTCCGGCACGAGACGGGCATCGACGACATCCCCGACGTCAAGAACGACTTTGCTTTCATGCTGCACCTCATCGACCAGTACGACCCCCTGTACTCCAAGAGGTTCGCCGTCTTCCTCTCCGAGGTGAGCGAGAACAAACTCAAGCAGCTGAACCTCAACAACGAGTGGACCCCGGACAAGCTGCGGCAGAGGCTGCAGACCAACAGCCAGAACCGGCTGGAGCTGCAGCTCTTCATGCTGTCCGGGCTGCCCGACACGGTGTTCGAGCTGACggagctgcagtccctgaggctgGAGATCATCAACAACGTGACCATCCCGGCGACCATCGTGCAGCTGGAGGGGCTCCAGGAGCTCTCGCTGTACCAGTGCTCCGTGAAGATCCACAGCGCGGCGCTGGCCTTCCTGAAGGACAGCCTCAAGGTCCTGAGGGTCAAGTTCGACGACATGCGGGAGCTGCCCAACTGGATCTACAGCATGAAGTGTCTGGAAGAGCTGCACCTCCAAGGCACCCTGAGCCCCGACCTGTCCAAGAACATCACGCTGGAGTCGTTACGGGAGCTCAAAAGCCTCAAGGTCCTGTGCATTAAGAGCAACCTGACCAAGGTCCCGCCATCCATCGTTGAAACCTCCAGCCACCTCCAGACTCTGTGCATCCAGAATGACGGCACGAAGCTGGTCATGCTCAACAGTCTGAAGAAGCTAACCAACCTGGCAGAGCTGAGCCTGGTGCACTGTGATCTGGAGCGGATCCCCCACGCCGTGTTCAGCCTGACCAGCCTGCAGGAGCTGGACCTGAAGGAGAACAACCTGCGGTCGGTGGAGGAAATCATCAGCTTCCAGCACTGCCGCAAGCTCACCTGCCTCAAGCTGTGGCATAACAGTATAACTTACATCCCGGAGCACATCAAGAAGCTGAGCAGCCTGGAGTGCCTGTACTTCAGCTACAACAAGATCGAGGTGCTGCCCTCGCACCTCTTCCTGTGCAACAAGCTGCGGACTCTGGACCTGGGCCACAACGACATCCGGTTCATCCCGCCGGAGATCGGGGTGCTGCAGAACCTGCAGGACTTCTGCATCACGGGCAACAAGGTGGAGACCCTCCCTGATGAGCTCTACTTCTGCAAGAAGCTCAAGGTGCTGAGGATCGGCCGCAACAGCCTCTCCGTCTTGTCGCCTAAGATTGGCAACCTGGCACTGCTGACCCTGCTGGAGCTGAAGGGCAACCACTTGGAGGCGCTGCCCAGGGAGCTGGGCGACTGCCGCTCGCTGAAGCGCAGCGGACTGCTGGTGGAGGACACCCTCTTCGACGGGCTGCCTTGCGACGTCAGAGAACAGATGAGGGCGGAGTAG
- the lrrc8c gene encoding volume-regulated anion channel subunit LRRC8C isoform X2 — protein MIPVTEFKQFTDHQPAFRVLKPWWDVFTDYIAIAMLMIGVFGCTLQVMQDKIICLPKRTSHYNLHPVPNQTLVNISSSKYTTPTPSQTPMSASTNEMKGLKTNLDLQQYSFINQMCYERALHWYAKYFPYLVLIHTLIFMLCSNFWFKFPGSSSKIEHFISILGKCFDSPWTTRALSEVSGENPEEKDSKGGEVNNAVKVAPGLSVSEGNLAKTQSLRSIPEKIVVEKPAVSALDQKEGEQAKALFEKVKKFRLHVEEGDLLYSMYVRQTIIKVIKFIFIVVYNSILVSKVNFMVDCEVNIQEMTGYRRFSCNHTMAHLFSKLSICYLCFVSVYGLTCLYTLYWLFYRSLKEYSFEYVRHETGIDDIPDVKNDFAFMLHLIDQYDPLYSKRFAVFLSEVSENKLKQLNLNNEWTPDKLRQRLQTNSQNRLELQLFMLSGLPDTVFELTELQSLRLEIINNVTIPATIVQLEGLQELSLYQCSVKIHSAALAFLKDSLKVLRVKFDDMRELPNWIYSMKCLEELHLQGTLSPDLSKNITLESLRELKSLKVLCIKSNLTKVPPSIVETSSHLQTLCIQNDGTKLVMLNSLKKLTNLAELSLVHCDLERIPHAVFSLTSLQELDLKENNLRSVEEIISFQHCRKLTCLKLWHNSITYIPEHIKKLSSLECLYFSYNKIEVLPSHLFLCNKLRTLDLGHNDIRFIPPEIGVLQNLQDFCITGNKVETLPDELYFCKKLKVLRIGRNSLSVLSPKIGNLALLTLLELKGNHLEALPRELGDCRSLKRSGLLVEDTLFDGLPCDVREQMRAE, from the coding sequence GTGATGCAAGACAAGATTATTTGTCTCCCGAAACGAACTTCGCACTATAATCTGCATCCTGTTCCAAACCAAACTCTGGTCAACATTTCTTCCAGTAAATACACGACACCCACCCCGTCACAAACACCGATGTCAGCTTCTACCaatgaaatgaaaggattgaagaCTAACCTCGACCTCCAACAGTACAGCTTCATAAACCAAATGTGCTATGAGCGGGCCCTGCACTGGTACGCCAAGTATTTCCCCTATCTCGTCCTGATACACACCCTGATCTTCATGCTGTGCAGCAATTTTTGGTTCAAGTTCCCCGGGTCCAGCTCCAAGATAGAGCATTTCATCTCAATCTTGGGCAAGTGCTTTGACTCTCCCTGGACGACCCGCGCTCTCTCCGAGGTCTCTGGCGAGAATCCAGAGGAGAAGGACAGCAAGGGCGGCGAGGTGAACAATGCGGTCAAGGTAGCGCCAGGCCTGTCTGTCTCGGAGGGTAATCTGGCCAAGACCCAGTCGCTGCGCTCCATTCCCGAGAAGATAGTGGTGGAGAAACCAGCCGTAAGTGCCCTGGACCAGAAGGAAGGTGAGCAAGCCAAGGCTTTGTTTGAGAAGGTCAAGAAGTTCCGACTGCACGTGGAAGAAGGAGATCTCCTGTATTCCATGTATGTGCGCCAGACCATCATCAAAGTCATTAAGTTCATTTTCATCGTGGTCTACAACAGCATCCTGGTGTCCAAGGTCAACTTCatggtggattgtgaggtcaacatTCAGGAGATGACCGGCTACCGTAGGTTTTCTTGTAACCACACCATGGCGCACTTGTTCTCCAAGCTGTCCATCTGCTACCTGTGCTTTGTCAGTGTTTACGGCTTGACCTGCCTTTACACCCTCTACTGGCTCTTCTACCGTTCCCTTAAGGAATACTCCTTCGAGTACGTCCGGCACGAGACGGGCATCGACGACATCCCCGACGTCAAGAACGACTTTGCTTTCATGCTGCACCTCATCGACCAGTACGACCCCCTGTACTCCAAGAGGTTCGCCGTCTTCCTCTCCGAGGTGAGCGAGAACAAACTCAAGCAGCTGAACCTCAACAACGAGTGGACCCCGGACAAGCTGCGGCAGAGGCTGCAGACCAACAGCCAGAACCGGCTGGAGCTGCAGCTCTTCATGCTGTCCGGGCTGCCCGACACGGTGTTCGAGCTGACggagctgcagtccctgaggctgGAGATCATCAACAACGTGACCATCCCGGCGACCATCGTGCAGCTGGAGGGGCTCCAGGAGCTCTCGCTGTACCAGTGCTCCGTGAAGATCCACAGCGCGGCGCTGGCCTTCCTGAAGGACAGCCTCAAGGTCCTGAGGGTCAAGTTCGACGACATGCGGGAGCTGCCCAACTGGATCTACAGCATGAAGTGTCTGGAAGAGCTGCACCTCCAAGGCACCCTGAGCCCCGACCTGTCCAAGAACATCACGCTGGAGTCGTTACGGGAGCTCAAAAGCCTCAAGGTCCTGTGCATTAAGAGCAACCTGACCAAGGTCCCGCCATCCATCGTTGAAACCTCCAGCCACCTCCAGACTCTGTGCATCCAGAATGACGGCACGAAGCTGGTCATGCTCAACAGTCTGAAGAAGCTAACCAACCTGGCAGAGCTGAGCCTGGTGCACTGTGATCTGGAGCGGATCCCCCACGCCGTGTTCAGCCTGACCAGCCTGCAGGAGCTGGACCTGAAGGAGAACAACCTGCGGTCGGTGGAGGAAATCATCAGCTTCCAGCACTGCCGCAAGCTCACCTGCCTCAAGCTGTGGCATAACAGTATAACTTACATCCCGGAGCACATCAAGAAGCTGAGCAGCCTGGAGTGCCTGTACTTCAGCTACAACAAGATCGAGGTGCTGCCCTCGCACCTCTTCCTGTGCAACAAGCTGCGGACTCTGGACCTGGGCCACAACGACATCCGGTTCATCCCGCCGGAGATCGGGGTGCTGCAGAACCTGCAGGACTTCTGCATCACGGGCAACAAGGTGGAGACCCTCCCTGATGAGCTCTACTTCTGCAAGAAGCTCAAGGTGCTGAGGATCGGCCGCAACAGCCTCTCCGTCTTGTCGCCTAAGATTGGCAACCTGGCACTGCTGACCCTGCTGGAGCTGAAGGGCAACCACTTGGAGGCGCTGCCCAGGGAGCTGGGCGACTGCCGCTCGCTGAAGCGCAGCGGACTGCTGGTGGAGGACACCCTCTTCGACGGGCTGCCTTGCGACGTCAGAGAACAGATGAGGGCGGAGTAG